From Pyrenophora tritici-repentis strain M4 chromosome 1, whole genome shotgun sequence, the proteins below share one genomic window:
- a CDS encoding Ins-P5-2-kin domain containing protein, with amino-acid sequence MAVMPFAHDEMRRAFADQGTARTFRCLQTSTTTPTDFRVTLKYLNKGAANVIFQIHAWQHASSATSFLFAELRQEDDPSQMATPLHRQHFMHRVVRVPRGGAKHLTSTEIIHGFEHAIRPLFLPGTYETVGNLNVPSTSTVQLTQDLTKHLMYHEGVLLLPEVMQHLYNSAETGTFTSTKPRTLWGILLPDMSPIPGQSITLEVKPKWLAQSPNAPSKALRCRTCAMQVSVPKNRDAYVCPLQLLHGNAAILRPWARTTIARQFPASDRNPSSQTVLAAMTEGLLSYLTAGEGSTLLRHLLKLQSTLDPFGVLCRPRDSFQGAALFEHNLRLAMTLRDCSLFIKMSYSPKGLVSIESKLGDLDFKSAVKMVDWSEKERQLLDEGSYVVKEGPRCWFQTQR; translated from the coding sequence ATGGCTGTCATGCCCTTCGCACACGATGAGATGCGCCGCGCTTTTGCCGACCAAGGGACTGCCCGTACATTTCGCTGCTTGCAAACCTCAACCACTACGCCCACTGATTTCCGAGTGACGTTGAAATATCTCAACAAAGGTGCCGCAAACGTCATCTTCCAAATCCACGCCTGGCAACATGCTTCTTCCGCAACCTCCTTTCTGTTCGCCGAGTTACGACAGGAGGACGACCCGTCTCAGATGGCCACACCGCTTCATCGTCAGCACTTTATGCACCGCGTCGTCCGCGTTCCGAGAGGTGGCGCCAAGCACCTGACCTCGACTGAAATCATCCACGGCTTTGAGCACGCCATTCGTCCGCTTTTTCTCCCAGGCACTTATGAGACCGTTGGCAACCTAAATGTACCGTCAACTAGCACAGTCCAGCTTACCCAGGATCTGACCAAGCATCTGATGTACCATGAGGGTGTGTTGTTGCTACCAGAAGTAATGCAGCACCTGTACAACAGCGCGGAAACCGGAACTTTTACCAGCACAAAGCCCCGTACACTATGGGGGATTCTGTTACCAGACATGTCACCCATCCCGGGACAGTCGATAACGCTCGAAGTAAAGCCCAAATGGCTCGCCCAATCACCCAATGCACCTTCAAAAGCGCTACGCTGCCGCACATGTGCAATGCAAGTTTCGGTCCCCAAGAACAGGGATGCGTACGTCTGCCCACTCCAGCTGCTTCACGGGAACGCAGCTATACTCCGTCCATGGGCACGCACAACCATTGCACGCCAATTCCCTGCCAGCGACCGTAACCCGTCCTCTCAAACCGTGCTTGCAGCCATGACTGAAGGTCTCCTGTCCTATTTGACAGCCGGTGAAGGCTCCACTCTACTAAGACATCTATTGAAATTGCAAAGTACACTCGACCCCTTCGGTGTGCTTTGCCGGCCACGCGATAGTTTCCAGGGCGCTGCGCTATTCGAACATAACCTTCGTTTGGCAATGACGCTCAGGGACTGTTCGCTCTTCATCAAGATGTCGTACTCCCCAAAAGGACTTGTTAGTATCGAGTCGAAACTCGGGGATCTTGATTTCAAATCTGCGGTGAAGATGGTGGATTGGTCGGAGAAGGAGAGACAGTTACTGGACGAGGGATCTTATGTTGTTAAGGAGGGCCCGAGATGTTGGTTTCAGACACAGAGGTAA
- a CDS encoding APG17 domain containing protein, which yields MFSDRESPLSSASSTASLENNDSLTLEHLVKHFVAAKRSLNTQTVLWRATDIVNTARELLEENAVLAAKNTATRNLVEQQVDALEAVRRGVDVVEVQVQADFKQLLHDVDTAFAGLNSTLAVLRETPIEAVLQPHGTPQKHLYDFIDSATVSNLQATLRACIDRYNHAHAALDDSSDAFDTWLDNLHSSITNVPMTPATTSNPSPIPSLYRHLEGHAKEAAQAFQSLVQHYDLCITALRHTEGGSAAATQATGDAPVHSADHGAVPPEPMSEQERRDMLHVVQKDAREVDHVVNEIQERGSEMTFLLSQIENHVNHLRSEASALSRALDIISHMTVQVKTYIAASRSFHTSWLHDTRPSLLNGIDEWENQREFYERFDLAYAELLVEIASRRRRHEKAKRKAEEAQRELDRLHLEDERAREQFTLAQGDFLPLDIWPGLRDPPRQYEVRVVPVAGNEEDNDIQAAGDWGDGREGGGGGVQSIPQLGRNVVERALTRVKRRM from the coding sequence ATGTTCTCCGACAGAGAATCTCCGCTATCTTCAGCAAGCAGTACTGCCTCTCTTGAGAACAATGACTCTCTGACGCTCGAACACCTCGTCAAGCACTTTGTCGCCGCCAAACGCTCTCTCAACACCCAGACGGTACTATGGCGTGCAACCGATATCGTCAACACAGCACGCGAGCTGCTCGAGGAGAATGCAGTCCTCGCTGCTAAGAATACAGCCACGCGCAACCTGGTCGAGCAGCAGGTGGATGCGCTGGAAGCTGTTCGTCGCGGCGTCGACGTGGTAGAAGTGCAGGTCCAGGCCGACTTCAAGCAACTCCTCCACGATGTTGATACAGCTTTCGCTGGCCTCAACTCGACCCTCGCTGTACTGCGGGAAACGCCCATCGAAGCCGTACTGCAGCCTCACGGTACCCCGCAGAAACACCTTTACGACTTCATTGACAGCGCTACCGTCTCTAACCTGCAGGCTACACTGCGCGCTTGCATCGACCGTTACAACCACGCTCATGCAGCGCTAGATGACAGTTCTGACGCCTTTGACACATGGCTGGACAATCTCCACTCGTCCATCACGAACGTACCCATGACTCCTGCGACGACATCGAATCCGAGCCCCATACCGAGCCTGTACCGTCATCTCGAGGGACATGCCAAAGAGGCTGCTCAGGCCTTCCAATCACTCGTCCAACACTACGATCTGTGTATAACAGCGTTGCGACACACCGAAGGAGGATCTGCTGCTGCTACCCAGGCCACAGGTGACGCGCCAGTTCACTCGGCCGATCATGGTGCTGTACCCCCTGAACCCATGAGCGAGCAAGAACGACGCGATATGCTTCATGTTGTGCAAAAAGATGCGCGCGAAGTCGATCACGTCGTGAATGAAATACAAGAACGAGGCTCAGAAATGACCTTTCTCTTGAGCCAGATTGAGAACCATGTCAACCACTTGCGGAGCGAAGCATCGGCTCTCTCCAGGGCACTTGACATCATATCGCACATGACTGTTCAGGTCAAAACCTACATTGCCGCATCACGTTCTTTTCATACCTCATGGCTCCACGACACGCGCCCTAGCCTCCTAAACGGCATTGACGAGTGGGAGAACCAGCGCGAATTTTACGAGCGCTTCGACCTTGCATACGCCGAGCTGCTCGTCGAAATAGCCTCTCGGCGTCGACGACATGAGAAGGCGAAGCGCAAGGCCGAAGAAGCGCAGAGAGAACTGGACAGGTTACATCTCGAAGACGAGCGCGCAAGGGAGCAGTTTACTTTGGCTCAAGGAGACTTCCTACCGCTGGATATATGGCCAGGTCTGAGAGATCCGCCGAGGCAGTACGAAGTTAGGGTCGTGCCCGTTGCTGGGAATGAAGAGGACAATGATATACAAGCAGCAGGCGATTGGGGCGACGGCAGAGAAGGCGGTGGTGGCGGTGTACAAAGCATACCACAGCTCGGTAGAAACGTAGTCGAACGAGCTCTTACAAGAGTCAAGAGACGAATGTGA
- a CDS encoding WD40 repeat protein — translation MEKMITPYLAQHIPHQYNPLGATGDGQNERPPTANTKFCYRHRPDLLCRRQADEPSMEQLQEELGRESQEDQQSIANVWSLFSAAPSRHRNLMLQGILAQCCFPQLSFISSSVRNLIKIDFLGALPTELGFKILCYLDTTSLCKASQVNRRWRQLADDDVVWHKMCEQHIDRKCTKCGWGLPLLDQRRLRLEKRRIQLRASGRGLNEASPNIAPQPDTSTPYSMLARRLSDVSDSATGSKRPMPEDLSLPEASSKRPCTGVEIPRKRPWKDVYKDRYKVGSNWKYGRYSTRTFRGHGNGVMCLQFDDEVLITGSYDATVKVWDINTGQEIRTLTGHTKGIRCLQFEDSKLWTGSLDGTIKIWNWRTGTLMQTLHSHRQGQGVIGLHYAGKILASASSDNTIQVHNFKQRTRLPLEGHADWVNAVKIDVPSRTLFSASDDMTVKLWDLDTMKCIKTYEGHVGQVQQVLPLPQAFEIDEDDFVANANNDTSDTASMASDTTQSFAQPQSSSSHTNYDSEESSFFPDDPSRPSPPSYMLTGSLDGTIRLWHVPSGRCVHRFFGHVEGIWSLAADSLRLVSGAEDKTIKIWDPRTGKHERTLTGHTGPVTCVGLSDERVVSGSEDGTVRVHCFVGDRD, via the exons ATGGAGAAGATGATCACGCCATATCTGGCGCAACACATTCCTCACCAGTACAACCCTCTCGGCGCCACCGGCGACGGCCAAAACGAGCGTCCGCCCACTGCAAATACAAAGTTCTGTTATCGCCATCGTCCCGATCTACTCTGTCGACGGCAAGCAGACGAGCCCTCGATGGAACAGTTACAAGAA GAACTTGGCAGGGAATCCCAAGAAGACCAACAGAGTATCGCAAACGTCTGGTCACTCTTCTCTGCGGCCCCGTCTCGTCACCGTAATCTCATGCTGCAAGGCATACTCGCACAATGCTGTTTTCCACAGCTCTCCTTCATCTCCTCGTCTGTCCGGAATCTTATCAAAATCGACTTTCTCGGCGCACTGCCCACTGAACTGGGCTTCAAGATCCTATGCTACCTGGACACAACCTCGTTATGCAAAGCTTCTCAAGTCAATCGACGTTGGCGCCAACTGGCCGACGATGATGTAGTTTGGCACAAGATGTGTGAACAGCATATTGACAGGAAATGCACAAAGTGCGGCTGGGGACTGCCGCTCCTAGACCAACGTCGGTTACGGCTTGAAAAGAGACGGATTCAATTGCGTGCATCTGGGAGAGGGCTCAACGAGGCGTCGCCGAACATTGCGCCACAGCCGGATACCTCGACGCCATATTCTATGCTCGCTCGCCGCCTCTCGGATGTTTCCGACTCAGCTACTGGCTCCAAACGCCCCATGCCTGAAGACTTGTCTTTACCAGAAGCATCGAGTAAGCGACCGTGTACAGGTGTCGAAATACCCAGGAAGCGGCCATGGAAAGACGTTTACAAAGATCGCTACAAGGTCGGCAGCAACTGGAAGTACGGGCGATACTCGACACGGACATTTAGAGGCCACGGCAATGGCGTCATGTGTCTTCAGTTTGACGACGAGGTCCTCATCACCGGTTCCTATGACGCTACAGTTAAAGTGTGGGACATCAATACTGGACAGGAGATACGGACACTCACTGGCCACACCAAGGGCATTCGATGTCTGCAATTCGAAGACAGCAAGCTCTGGACCGGAAGCTTGGACGGCACCATCAAGATTTGGAACTGGCGGACAGGTACGCTCATGCAAACCCTGCATAGCCACAGACAAGGCCAAGGGGTCATTGGGCTCCACTATGCAGGCAAGATTCTAGCATCTGCATCTTCCGACAACACCATTCAAGTGCACAACTTTAAGCAGAGGACACGCCTCCCTCTAGAAGGCCACGCCGACTGGGTCAACGCTGTAAAGATTGATGTGCCCTCGCGAACCCTTTTTTCGGCATCAGACGACATGACGGTCAAACTTTGGGACTTGGATACGATGAAGTGTATCAAGACGTACGAGGGCCACGTAGGCCAAGTACAGCAAGTCCTCCCCCTTCCCCAAGCCTTCGAAATTGACGAAGACGACTTTGTTGCCAATGCCAACAACGACACTTCCGACACAGCCTCAATGGCGTCCGACACAACCCAGTCCTTCGCCCAACCACAATCTTCCTCGTCTCATACCAACTATGATAGCGAAGAGTCTTCATTCTTCCCTGACGACCCGTCTCGTCCCTCTCCACCATCATATATGCTTACCGGCTCGCTCGACGGCACAATACGTCTTTGGCATGTGCCTTCTGGGCGCTGCGTACACCGTTTCTTCGGACACGTTGAAGGCATCTGGTCTTTGGCAGCAGACTCGCTGAGATTAGTCAGTGGGGCTGAGGACAAGACAATCAAGATCTGGGATCCGAGGACGGGTAAGCATGAAAGAACGCTTACGGGACACACCGGGCCGGTTACCTGTGTGGGCTTGAGTGACGAGAGAGTGGTTAGTGGAAGTGAAGACGGAACAGTTAGAGTACATTGTTTCGTCGGAGATAGAGACTGA
- a CDS encoding methyltransferase, translated as MSAAAPAHTSVSHPPANNDNEENVENTGNDENNEDSNDNNASGNLQSVLHLDVDTASNSDSDSAFGGNSTASTSLASTILNYEYINGRRYHGYRSGSYILPNDEQEQDRLDLLHHIFLLILGGKLYDAPIPHSPQRVLDIGTGTGIWAIDFADEHPGAEVIGTDLSPIQPTWVPPNVKFYIDDAESEWVYSPDEAFDFIHCRTLSGGISDWDKLVQQTFTHTKPGGWVEFQEPLALCESDDGTLETAKDMVHWQILCHEAAETWGRDIRVGHALKQKMLDAGFVDVNEKVVKIPLGPWPKDARMKEIGRYQREHMAMGIEPYTLGLMGKVMGWSEAECRVLIAKVVADIRRRDVHLYIRFYFVHGRKPGA; from the coding sequence ATGTCGGCGGCCGCCCCCGCCCACACGAGCGTATCGCATCCGCCAgccaacaacgacaacgaggagaaCGTTGAGAATACCGGAAACGATGAAAACAATGAGGACAGCAATGATAATAATGCCAGTGGGAACCTTCAATCTGTTTTACACCTAGACGTCGATACCGCAAGCAACAGCGACAGCGACTCGGCATTCGGCGGCAACTCCACGGCATCTACATCCCTCGCTTCGACAATCCTAAACTACGAATATATAAACGGCCGCCGCTACCACGGTTACCGCTCGGGCTCTTATATCCTGCCCAATGACGAGCAGGAACAGGATCGTCTCGACTTGCTGCACCACATATTTCTGCTCATTCTCGGGGGAAAGCTCTACGATGCGCCTATTCCCCATTCTCCCCAGCGCGTGCTCGACATCGGCACCGGAACTGGCATTTGGGCCATTGACTTTGCAGACGAGCACCCCGGCGCTGAAGTCATAGGAACAGACCTAAGTCCCATACAGCCGACATGGGTGCCGCCGAATGTCAAATTCTATATTGACGACGCAGAGTCCGAGTGGGTTTACAGCCCAGACGAGGCATTTGACTTTATCCACTGCCGTACCCTGTCTGGCGGAATTTCAGACTGGGACAAGCTGGTTCAGCAGACATTTACCCATACCAAGCCCGGAGGCTGGGTCGAGTTCCAGGAGCCGCTTGCCTTGTGTGAGAGTGATGATGGCACCCTAGAGACGGCAAAGGATATGGTGCACTGGCAGATACTGTGTCATGAAGCTGCTGAGACCTGGGGGAGAGACATTCGCGTGGGACATGCGCTGAAGCAGAAGATGCTTGATGCGGGTTTTGTCGACGTGAATGAGAAAGTTGTCAAGATTCCTCTCGGGCCGTGGCCAAAGGACGCCCGTATGAAGGAAATCGGCAGGTACCAGCGTGAACACATGGCCATGGGCATAGAACCGTATACCCTCGGCCTCATGGGCAAGGTCATGGGCTGGAGTGAAGCAGAGTGCCGTGTGCTGATTGCCAAAGTTGTTGCTGACATTCGGAGAAGGGATGTGCATTTGTACATTAGGTTCTACTTTGTGCACGGAAGAAAGCCAGGCGCGTGA
- a CDS encoding Atrophin-1 multi-domain protein: MAKWSTLLLALMATALIFVSTSAAKPIRLMCTEVPDDDSGDISTSDKPNNPEPESAKHSVQILLSLANDRDYNWILFQGPAKIPVSPCPTYPKPFEAVSMSPSIHYPKDTIKQPPGPPAMSLDMDPWDGRTNCKWVTTGGNDAGLVQCDDYASSCAKDGQFMDGPIYCQGVFFHRAFACEF; encoded by the exons ATGGCCAAATGGTCCACCctcctcctcgccctcatGGCCACCGCCCTCATCTTCGTCTCCACATCCGCCGCCAAGCCCATCCGCCTCATGTGCACCGAAGTCCCCGATGACGATTCCGGCGACATCTCTACGTCCGACAAGCCCAACAAC CCCGAACCAGAGAGCGCCAAGCACTCAGTCCAGATTCTGCTCTCCCTCGCCAACGATCGTGACTATAACTGGATACTCTTCCAAGGCCCGGCCAAGATCCCTGTGAGCCCTTGTCCTACGTATCCGAAGCCATTCGAAGCTGTTTCCATGTCGCCTAGTATTCACTACCCAAAGGACACTATCAAGCAACCTCCTGGTCCTCCGGCT ATGTCACTCGACATGGACCCCTGGGACGGCCGTACAAACTGCAAGTGGGTGACTACAGGCGGTAACGATGCTGGCTTGGTCCAATGTGATGATTACGCTTCTAGCTGTGCGAAGGACGGACAGTTTATGGATGGCCCTATTTACTGTCAGGGTGTGTTCTTTCACCGCGCGTTTGCTTGCGAGTTCTAG